The Vidua chalybeata isolate OUT-0048 chromosome 6, bVidCha1 merged haplotype, whole genome shotgun sequence genome has a segment encoding these proteins:
- the TMEM179 gene encoding transmembrane protein 179, with protein sequence MALSNFLFAQCICYFLAFLFSFIVVVPLSENGNDFHGRCLLFTEGMWLNANLTVERQRFTVQEWGPEAACRFSIFTGLLSLLLATVQAWRTLFFLCKGHEDSFFYAFLNLLISAFVVFITFIASTIVSVGFNMWCDAITEKGSMPNSCEELQDIDLELNLENSAFYDQFAIAQFGLWAAWLTWLAITILAFLKVYHNYRQEDLLDSLIHEKELLLGRSPSRSSLQDDKSGMI encoded by the exons ATGGCGCTCAGCAATTTCCTCTTCGCTCAGTGCATCTGCTATTTCCTGGCCTTTCTCTTCAGCTTCATCGTGGTGGTGCCACTCTCCGAGAATGGCAACGACTTCCACGGCCGGTGCCTGCTCTTCACCGAGGGCATGTGGCTCAACGCCAACCTGACGGTGGAGCGGCAGCGCTTCACGGTGCAGGAGTGGGGGCCTGAGGCCGCTTGCCGCTTTAGCATCTTCACcgggctcctctccctgctgctggccacagtgCAGGCCTGGAGGaccctcttcttcctctgcaaaGGGCACGAGGA CTCTTTCTTTTACGCCTTCCTGAATCTGCTGATCAGCGCCTTTGTGGTGTTCATCACATTTATTGCCAGCACTATAGTGAGTGTAGGATTTAACATGTGGTGTGATGCAATTACTGAAAAAGGAAGCATGCCAAATAG CTGTGAAGAATTGCAGGATATAGATCTTGAGCTGAACTTGGAAAACTCTGCTTTCTACGACCAATTTGCTATTGCACAG ttTGGTCTCTGGGCTGCCTGGCTGACTTGGCTGGCAATTACCATTCTGGCTTTCCTGAAGGTCTATCACAACTACAGACAGGAGGATCTGCTAGACAGCCTGATCCATGAGAAGGAGCTGTTGCTAGGAAGATCCCCTTCACGATCCTCTTTGCAAGATGACAAAAGTGGCATGATCTAA